A portion of the Streptomyces sp. NBC_01335 genome contains these proteins:
- a CDS encoding DUF2530 domain-containing protein: MEKWTPKHEAPEPLEGPVVATITGGTILWFVLFLVQLPFYGWFDDHGHLWWVWTCLAGAGLGLIGIWYVRGRDAAIKRHAAAREAEAAAAAHDAGPDAPGTPGTTG, translated from the coding sequence ATGGAGAAGTGGACACCGAAGCACGAGGCGCCCGAGCCCCTGGAGGGCCCCGTCGTCGCCACCATCACCGGCGGCACGATCCTCTGGTTCGTCCTCTTCCTCGTGCAGCTCCCCTTCTACGGCTGGTTCGACGACCACGGCCACCTCTGGTGGGTGTGGACCTGCCTCGCCGGGGCCGGGCTCGGACTGATCGGCATCTGGTACGTACGCGGCCGGGACGCCGCCATCAAGCGCCACGCCGCCGCCCGCGAGGCCGAGGCCGCCGCCGCGGCGCACGACGCCGGCCCGGACGCTCCGGGCACGCCGGGTACCACCGGCTGA
- a CDS encoding HAD-IC family P-type ATPase, with the protein MTQRAIDTSGGQPPDRSPSEEAAPPAYDPRGLSAAEVAERVARGEVNDVPVRSSRSVTEIVRANVLTRFNLIIGVLWVIMLAVAPIQDSLFGFVIIANTGIGIVQEWRAKKTLDGLAVIGEAKPTVRRDGNAAEISTSAIVLGDLIELGPGDKVVVDGTVGEADNLEIDESLLTGEADPVLKRAGDPVMSGSFVVAGGGAFTATKVGREAYAAQLAEEASRFTLVQSELRSGISTILKYVTWMMIPTAIGLVISQLVVKENDFKESVARSAGGIVPMIPEGLVLLTSVAFAIGVIRLGRKQCLVQELPAIEGLARVDVVCLDKTGTLTEGGMDVTEVRPLGSADQAYVSRVLGALGGSDPRPNASLRAIVDAHPDPGGWRVTDTLPFSSARKYSGAAFHEDGSTGGTGESTGSAEGADGSTSVERAAGSADAADSVWLLGAPDVLLPDGDPELAAIEELNRQGLRVLLLSRARGGLDGPDAAAGSVPTALVVLEQRLRPDAGDTLRYFADQRVAAKVISGDNAVSVGAVAGKLGLPGAEHTLDARRMPEDRDAMATAMEENTVFGRVTPQQKRNMVAALQSRGHTVAMTGDGVNDVLALKDADIGVSMGSGSEATRAVAQIVLLDNSFATLPSVVAEGRRVIGNITRVATLFLTKTVYSVLLAILVVCFQVEYPFLPRHLTLLSTLTIGVPAFFLALAPNKERAQPHFVRRVMRYAIPSGVIAGAATFLTYMLAGSHYSGPGALDAETSAATLTLFLVSMWVLAIIARPYTWWRILLVASMGAAFLVVLAVPWLQHFFALKLVGTTMPWAAVAIAAGASVLLEYVWRLVGRRFGA; encoded by the coding sequence ATGACGCAGCGGGCCATCGACACCTCCGGGGGGCAGCCCCCCGATCGCTCACCCTCCGAAGAGGCCGCGCCCCCGGCGTACGACCCCCGGGGGCTCTCCGCCGCCGAGGTGGCGGAGCGGGTCGCGCGGGGCGAGGTCAACGACGTGCCCGTCCGCTCCTCGCGCTCGGTCACCGAGATCGTCCGCGCCAACGTCCTCACCCGGTTCAACCTGATCATCGGCGTGCTCTGGGTGATCATGCTGGCCGTCGCGCCGATCCAGGACAGCCTCTTCGGGTTCGTGATCATCGCCAACACCGGCATCGGCATCGTCCAGGAGTGGCGGGCCAAGAAGACCCTGGACGGGCTCGCCGTCATCGGCGAGGCGAAACCCACCGTGCGGCGCGACGGGAACGCCGCCGAGATCTCCACCTCCGCGATCGTCCTCGGCGACCTGATCGAGCTGGGTCCGGGCGACAAGGTCGTGGTGGACGGCACCGTCGGCGAGGCCGACAACCTGGAGATCGACGAGTCCCTCCTCACCGGCGAGGCCGACCCCGTGCTCAAGCGCGCGGGCGACCCCGTGATGTCGGGCAGCTTCGTCGTCGCGGGCGGCGGGGCGTTCACCGCGACGAAGGTCGGGCGCGAGGCGTACGCGGCCCAGCTCGCGGAGGAGGCGTCCCGGTTCACCCTCGTCCAGTCCGAGCTGCGCAGCGGCATCTCGACGATCCTGAAGTACGTGACCTGGATGATGATCCCGACCGCGATCGGGCTCGTCATCAGCCAGCTGGTCGTCAAGGAGAACGACTTCAAGGAGTCGGTCGCCCGGAGCGCCGGCGGCATCGTGCCGATGATCCCCGAGGGGCTGGTGCTGCTGACCTCGGTCGCCTTCGCGATCGGCGTCATCCGCCTCGGCCGCAAGCAGTGCCTCGTCCAGGAGCTGCCCGCCATCGAGGGGCTGGCCCGGGTCGACGTCGTCTGCCTCGACAAGACCGGCACCCTCACCGAGGGCGGCATGGACGTGACCGAGGTCCGCCCGCTGGGCTCCGCCGACCAGGCGTACGTCTCCCGGGTGCTCGGCGCCCTCGGCGGCTCGGACCCCCGGCCCAACGCCAGCCTCCGGGCGATCGTGGACGCCCACCCCGACCCGGGAGGCTGGCGGGTGACGGACACCCTGCCGTTCTCCTCGGCCCGCAAGTACAGCGGCGCCGCCTTCCACGAGGACGGTTCCACCGGCGGCACCGGCGAGTCCACCGGCTCCGCCGAAGGCGCGGACGGCTCCACCTCCGTCGAAAGGGCCGCCGGGTCCGCCGACGCCGCCGACTCCGTCTGGCTGCTGGGCGCCCCCGACGTGCTGCTCCCCGACGGCGACCCCGAGCTGGCCGCGATCGAGGAGCTGAACCGGCAGGGGCTGCGGGTGCTGCTGCTCTCCCGTGCGCGGGGCGGCCTGGACGGTCCGGACGCCGCCGCCGGGTCCGTACCCACCGCGCTCGTCGTGCTGGAGCAGCGGCTGCGGCCGGACGCCGGGGACACGCTGCGCTACTTCGCGGACCAGCGGGTCGCCGCGAAGGTGATCTCCGGGGACAACGCCGTCTCGGTGGGGGCGGTGGCCGGAAAGCTCGGGCTGCCGGGCGCCGAGCACACGCTGGACGCCCGGCGGATGCCGGAGGACCGGGACGCGATGGCGACCGCGATGGAGGAGAACACGGTCTTCGGCCGGGTCACCCCGCAGCAGAAGCGGAACATGGTCGCAGCCCTCCAGTCGCGCGGCCACACGGTCGCGATGACCGGCGACGGCGTCAACGACGTGCTCGCGCTGAAGGACGCAGACATCGGGGTCTCGATGGGCTCGGGGTCGGAGGCGACCCGGGCGGTGGCGCAGATCGTGCTGCTGGACAACAGCTTCGCCACCCTGCCGTCGGTGGTCGCCGAGGGCCGCCGGGTGATCGGCAACATCACCCGGGTCGCCACCCTGTTCCTGACGAAGACCGTCTACTCGGTGCTGCTGGCGATCCTGGTGGTCTGCTTCCAGGTGGAGTACCCGTTCCTCCCCCGGCACCTGACGCTGCTCTCCACGCTGACGATCGGCGTCCCCGCGTTCTTCCTGGCGCTCGCGCCGAACAAGGAGCGGGCCCAGCCGCACTTCGTCCGCCGGGTGATGCGGTACGCGATCCCGTCCGGGGTCATCGCGGGGGCGGCGACCTTCCTCACGTACATGCTGGCGGGGAGCCACTACTCCGGCCCCGGGGCGCTCGACGCGGAGACCAGCGCGGCGACGCTGACGCTGTTCCTGGTGTCGATGTGGGTGCTGGCGATCATCGCCCGCCCGTACACCTGGTGGCGGATCCTGCTGGTCGCCTCGATGGGGGCGGCGTTCCTGGTCGTCCTCGCGGTGCCGTGGCTCCAGCACTTCTTCGCGCTGAAGCTGGTGGGCACCACCATGCCGTGGGCGGCGGTGGCGATCGCGGCGGGCGCCTCGGTGCTGCTGGAGTACGTCTGGCGCCTGGTGGGCCGCCGCTTCGGGGCGTAG
- a CDS encoding sacsin N-terminal ATP-binding-like domain-containing protein: MKATEGADPFGTARLRRGVLDAWGAGPARFREDANAEEDLALGGYRDRLVVELAQNAADAAARAGAPGRLRLTLHPGADGIPTVLAAANTGAPLDATGVESLSTLRASAKREGHETSVGRFGVGFAAVLAVSDEPAVLGRHGGVRWSLAEARVLAEGAAVGSPGLGDELRRRDGHVPLLRLPLPAEGTAPEGYDTVVVLPLRDTAAEDLVERLLGSIDDALLLTLTGLDEIVVETPSAVRTLRRSAHGPYIHVEDSAHGVNRWRTVFHHGPVEPALLADRPVEERLRPHWSVTWAVPVNEDGSPRRPATAPVVHAPTPTDEPLGVPALLIASLPLDTTRRHPAPGPLTDFLVERAADAYAELLADWHPVSTGTLDLVPGPLGQGALDGALRGAILQRLPRVAFLAPAAPADPAAAVTGHWADDWAEPETPDAVRHRDSAALRPVEAEIVEGAGDGTVRVLAEVLPCLLPAGLERRTELRTLGVGRVPLTEAIDRLAGLEREPHWWRRFYDSLAGVDPDRLSGLPVPLAGAPDAPEGQPPRTTIGPRQVLLPLPDALTGPVLARLARLGLKVAHPDAAHPLLEKLGALPATPRAVLTTPQVRAAVAGSLDAGEIWDEDALDGDELVETVLTLVREAELNPGDEPWLGALALPDEDGETAPAGELVLPGSEFADIMREGELAFCDQELADRWGEQPLTACGVLATFALVRTTDVVLDPDEMEPRDGDFAEPDDAGLLDAVDVWCEDLLDQLPDTPVPPVATEIVAVRDLDLVADDAWPQALAMLSRPPLRDALTQPVRVLLSDGTTRSVRPYTAWWLRDHPVLEGRRPAGVRAAGGDPLLAGLYDAVDATGFDDAQVLRALGVRTTVDALLDEPGGAAELLGRLADEDRPVTAVQLHALYTALADLDPEQVTLPDALRAVVDGAVEVVDAADAVVADAPDVLPLAEGLPLLPVAPARAAELAELFQVRRLGETIEAEVETEGEEHEVPESVRVLLGDRTPGTYVEHEELHAGGVELDWRRAPDGTVHASTLEGVAAGLAWAAGQWPRRFEVAALLEDPSRTEELARDRWFD; this comes from the coding sequence ATGAAGGCGACCGAGGGGGCCGATCCGTTCGGGACGGCACGGCTGCGGCGCGGCGTGCTCGACGCCTGGGGGGCCGGGCCTGCCCGGTTCCGCGAGGACGCCAACGCCGAGGAGGACCTCGCGCTCGGCGGGTACCGCGACCGCCTCGTCGTGGAGCTCGCGCAGAACGCGGCCGACGCCGCAGCCCGCGCGGGGGCGCCCGGCCGGCTCCGCCTCACCCTGCACCCCGGCGCGGACGGCATCCCCACCGTGCTGGCCGCCGCCAACACCGGTGCCCCGCTCGACGCCACCGGCGTCGAATCCCTCTCCACCCTGCGCGCCTCCGCCAAGCGCGAGGGCCACGAGACGTCCGTGGGCCGCTTCGGCGTCGGCTTCGCCGCCGTCCTCGCGGTGAGCGACGAGCCCGCCGTCCTCGGCCGTCACGGCGGAGTCCGCTGGTCCCTCGCCGAGGCCCGCGTCCTCGCCGAGGGCGCGGCCGTCGGCAGCCCCGGCCTCGGCGACGAACTCCGCCGCCGCGACGGCCACGTACCGCTGCTGCGGCTCCCCCTGCCCGCCGAGGGCACCGCGCCCGAGGGGTACGACACCGTGGTGGTGCTGCCGTTGCGCGACACCGCCGCCGAGGACCTGGTGGAGCGCCTTCTCGGCTCCATCGATGACGCCCTCCTCCTCACCCTGACCGGACTCGACGAGATCGTGGTCGAAACCCCCTCGGCCGTACGGACGTTGAGGCGCTCCGCGCACGGCCCGTACATCCACGTCGAGGACTCCGCGCACGGCGTCAACCGCTGGCGCACCGTCTTCCACCACGGGCCCGTCGAGCCCGCGCTGCTCGCCGACCGGCCGGTCGAGGAACGGCTGCGCCCGCACTGGTCGGTCACCTGGGCGGTCCCGGTGAACGAGGACGGCTCGCCCCGCCGCCCCGCCACCGCCCCCGTGGTGCACGCCCCGACGCCCACCGACGAGCCGCTCGGCGTGCCCGCCCTGCTCATCGCCTCGCTGCCGCTGGACACCACCCGCAGGCACCCCGCGCCCGGTCCGCTCACCGACTTCCTGGTGGAGCGCGCCGCCGACGCCTACGCCGAACTCCTCGCCGACTGGCACCCCGTCTCCACCGGCACCCTCGACCTGGTGCCCGGCCCGCTCGGCCAGGGCGCGCTGGACGGGGCGCTGCGCGGGGCGATCCTCCAGCGGCTGCCCCGGGTCGCGTTCCTGGCGCCGGCCGCGCCCGCCGACCCGGCGGCCGCGGTCACCGGGCACTGGGCCGACGACTGGGCGGAGCCGGAGACCCCGGACGCCGTCCGCCACCGGGACTCCGCCGCACTGCGGCCCGTGGAGGCCGAGATCGTGGAGGGCGCCGGGGACGGGACCGTACGGGTGCTCGCCGAGGTCCTGCCGTGCCTGCTCCCCGCCGGGCTGGAGCGCCGCACCGAGCTGCGCACCCTGGGCGTCGGCCGGGTCCCGCTGACCGAGGCGATCGACCGGCTCGCCGGTCTGGAGCGCGAACCGCACTGGTGGCGGCGGTTCTACGACAGCCTCGCCGGGGTCGACCCGGACCGCCTCTCCGGGCTGCCCGTCCCGCTGGCGGGGGCGCCCGACGCCCCCGAGGGGCAGCCGCCCCGCACCACCATCGGCCCCCGCCAGGTGCTGCTGCCGCTGCCCGACGCGCTGACCGGCCCGGTGCTCGCCCGACTCGCCCGGCTCGGCCTGAAGGTCGCCCACCCGGACGCCGCGCACCCGCTCCTGGAGAAGCTGGGCGCACTGCCCGCCACCCCGCGCGCCGTGCTGACCACCCCTCAGGTGCGGGCGGCCGTCGCCGGATCGCTGGACGCGGGCGAGATCTGGGACGAGGACGCGCTGGACGGCGACGAACTCGTGGAGACCGTGCTCACCCTCGTGCGCGAAGCCGAACTGAACCCCGGCGACGAACCCTGGCTCGGCGCCCTCGCGCTGCCCGACGAGGACGGCGAGACCGCGCCCGCCGGTGAACTCGTGTTGCCCGGCAGCGAGTTCGCCGACATCATGCGCGAGGGGGAACTCGCCTTCTGCGACCAGGAGCTGGCCGATCGCTGGGGCGAGCAGCCGCTCACCGCCTGCGGGGTCCTCGCCACTTTCGCCCTCGTACGCACCACCGACGTGGTGCTCGACCCGGACGAAATGGAGCCCCGCGACGGCGACTTCGCCGAACCCGACGACGCCGGGCTGCTGGACGCCGTCGACGTCTGGTGCGAGGACCTGCTCGACCAGCTCCCCGACACCCCGGTGCCGCCGGTGGCCACCGAGATCGTCGCCGTGCGCGACCTCGACCTCGTCGCCGACGACGCCTGGCCGCAGGCGCTCGCCATGCTCTCCCGGCCGCCGCTGCGCGACGCGCTGACCCAGCCGGTCCGGGTGCTCCTTTCGGACGGTACGACCCGCTCGGTACGCCCGTACACCGCCTGGTGGCTGCGTGACCACCCGGTGCTGGAGGGCCGCCGCCCGGCCGGTGTCCGCGCGGCGGGCGGCGACCCGCTGCTGGCCGGCCTGTACGACGCGGTGGACGCCACCGGCTTCGACGACGCCCAGGTGCTCCGCGCCCTCGGCGTACGCACCACGGTCGACGCCCTCCTCGACGAGCCGGGCGGCGCCGCCGAACTGCTGGGCCGCCTCGCCGACGAGGACCGCCCGGTGACCGCCGTACAACTGCACGCCCTCTACACCGCGCTGGCCGACCTCGATCCCGAACAGGTCACCCTGCCCGACGCGTTGCGGGCCGTCGTGGACGGGGCGGTGGAGGTGGTCGACGCGGCGGACGCCGTCGTCGCCGACGCCCCCGACGTGCTGCCGCTCGCGGAGGGGCTGCCGCTGCTGCCGGTCGCCCCGGCGCGCGCCGCCGAACTCGCGGAGCTCTTCCAGGTCCGCCGGCTCGGCGAGACGATCGAGGCGGAGGTGGAGACGGAGGGCGAGGAGCACGAGGTGCCGGAATCCGTCCGCGTCCTGCTCGGCGACCGCACCCCCGGGACCTACGTCGAGCACGAGGAGCTCCACGCGGGCGGCGTCGAACTGGACTGGCGCCGCGCCCCCGACGGCACCGTGCACGCCTCGACCCTGGAGGGCGTGGCGGCCGGACTCGCCTGGGCGGCGGGCCAGTGGCCCCGCCGCTTCGAGGTCGCCGCCCTGCTTGAGGACCCGTCCCGTACGGAGGAGCTGGCCCGGGACCGCTGGTTCGACTGA
- a CDS encoding DUF3027 domain-containing protein: MSAATTRSRTARTPVPDRLCAEAVDLARAAAEEAAAPGEVGEHVAVVAEGDRVVTHYFECEMFGYRGWRWAVTVARASRAKNVTLDETVLLPGSDALLAPEWVPWSERLRPGDMGPGDLLPTEAEDLRLEPGWTGETVDETEPPEVSEELSALADTEDAELTDRRPSAIGRGSIASVAEELGMRRARVLSRYGLHAAADRWDEEFGPKTPMAQAAPATCVSCAFLVPLTGSLRQAFGVCANEFGPADGHVVSLAYGCGGHSEAAVMPKPPTPAPHALDTMRVDTYQLHPERDGGSVPDEADAHADDLGHS; encoded by the coding sequence GTGAGTGCTGCGACGACGCGAAGCCGTACGGCCCGTACCCCTGTTCCCGACCGGCTCTGTGCCGAAGCGGTAGATCTCGCGCGTGCCGCGGCCGAGGAGGCCGCGGCCCCCGGCGAGGTCGGCGAGCACGTGGCCGTGGTGGCCGAAGGGGACCGGGTCGTCACGCACTACTTCGAGTGCGAGATGTTCGGGTACCGGGGCTGGCGCTGGGCGGTGACCGTCGCCCGGGCCTCCCGCGCCAAGAACGTCACGCTCGACGAAACGGTGCTGCTGCCCGGCTCGGACGCCCTGCTCGCCCCGGAGTGGGTGCCCTGGAGCGAGCGGCTGCGCCCCGGCGACATGGGCCCCGGCGACCTGCTGCCCACCGAGGCCGAGGATCTTCGCCTGGAGCCCGGCTGGACCGGCGAGACCGTCGACGAGACGGAACCGCCGGAGGTCTCCGAGGAGCTGTCCGCCCTCGCCGACACCGAGGACGCCGAGCTGACGGACCGGCGGCCCTCCGCGATCGGCCGGGGCTCCATCGCCTCGGTCGCCGAAGAGCTGGGCATGCGGCGTGCGCGGGTGCTGTCCCGGTACGGTCTGCACGCGGCGGCCGACCGCTGGGACGAGGAGTTCGGCCCCAAGACGCCGATGGCCCAGGCCGCCCCCGCGACCTGCGTGAGCTGCGCGTTCCTGGTCCCGCTGACCGGTTCGCTGCGGCAGGCCTTCGGGGTCTGCGCCAACGAGTTCGGCCCCGCCGACGGCCATGTCGTCTCGCTGGCGTACGGCTGCGGCGGCCACTCCGAGGCGGCCGTGATGCCGAAGCCGCCGACGCCCGCCCCGCACGCCCTCGACACCATGCGGGTGGACACCTACCAGCTGCACCCCGAGCGGGACGGCGGTTCCGTCCCCGACGAGGCCGACGCGCACGCGGACGACCTCGGCCACTCCTGA
- a CDS encoding MFS transporter, whose amino-acid sequence MASVRSHDVSGPFRRAGRSMRRALHSGFFGTGRSIRKVTHAHGAGESGLGKLIELHAVNGAGDVMITVALASTVFFSVPTDEARGRVALYLAITMAPFTLLAPVIGPLLDRLPHGRRAAMAGSMLVRAVLAIAMSSAVATGGLELYPAALGVLVCSKAYGVVRSAVVPRLLPPRFSLVKANSRVTLAGLLATGIAAPIGAALQMAGSAWPLVGACVIFLGGTFLAFTLPPKVDSAKGERRARLAEEHRTAGAAAGATRPRGSRTGSTLLRTGRTWAGRTWTGRRGPDGGRRVREKRERRPGLRSVGGSVLHGLQANAAHRALSGFLIFFLAFLLRDEPLSGQSAAVSLGIVGVAAGAGNACGTAVGSLLRARGPEVIVATVLGIALGAAVLAALFFSTVFVAVLGAVAGFTQALSKLSLDAMIQRDVPEEVRTSAFARSETILQMAWVVGGGIGIALPLNGVLGMSVAAGILALGAATSVRGLLTSARRGSPHPRVA is encoded by the coding sequence GTGGCTTCCGTCCGGTCGCACGACGTCTCCGGCCCCTTCCGCAGGGCGGGCCGGTCGATGCGGCGCGCGCTGCACTCGGGCTTCTTCGGCACCGGCCGGTCCATCCGCAAGGTGACGCACGCCCACGGCGCCGGTGAGTCCGGGCTCGGCAAGCTGATCGAACTGCACGCCGTCAACGGCGCGGGCGACGTGATGATCACCGTGGCGCTGGCCTCCACGGTGTTCTTCTCCGTCCCGACCGACGAGGCCCGGGGCCGCGTCGCGCTCTACCTGGCGATCACCATGGCGCCGTTCACCCTGCTCGCCCCGGTGATCGGCCCGCTCCTCGACCGGCTGCCGCACGGCCGCCGGGCGGCGATGGCGGGCTCGATGCTGGTCCGCGCGGTGCTCGCGATCGCCATGTCCAGCGCGGTCGCCACCGGCGGCCTGGAGCTGTACCCGGCGGCGCTGGGGGTGCTCGTCTGCTCGAAGGCGTACGGGGTGGTGCGCAGCGCTGTCGTGCCACGCCTGCTGCCCCCGCGGTTCTCGCTGGTGAAGGCGAACTCACGGGTCACCCTGGCCGGGCTGCTGGCGACCGGGATCGCGGCCCCGATCGGCGCCGCGCTCCAGATGGCCGGATCGGCGTGGCCGCTCGTCGGCGCCTGTGTGATCTTCCTCGGCGGCACCTTCCTCGCCTTCACGCTGCCGCCCAAGGTGGACTCCGCGAAGGGTGAGCGCCGGGCCCGCCTCGCCGAGGAGCACCGCACGGCCGGCGCGGCCGCCGGGGCCACCCGTCCCCGGGGCTCCCGGACCGGCTCGACGCTGCTGCGTACCGGACGTACGTGGGCCGGGCGTACGTGGACCGGGCGCAGGGGGCCGGACGGGGGGCGGCGGGTCCGGGAGAAGCGGGAGCGGCGGCCGGGGCTGCGGTCGGTGGGCGGTTCCGTGCTGCACGGCCTCCAGGCCAACGCGGCGCACCGCGCGCTCTCCGGCTTCCTCATCTTCTTCCTCGCGTTCCTGCTCCGGGACGAGCCGCTGTCCGGGCAGAGCGCCGCCGTCTCGCTCGGCATCGTCGGCGTCGCGGCGGGCGCGGGCAACGCCTGCGGTACGGCGGTGGGCTCGCTGCTGCGGGCACGCGGCCCGGAGGTGATCGTCGCGACGGTGCTGGGGATCGCGCTGGGCGCCGCGGTGCTGGCCGCGCTGTTCTTCTCGACGGTGTTCGTCGCCGTGCTCGGCGCGGTCGCCGGCTTCACCCAGGCGCTGTCGAAGCTGTCGCTGGACGCGATGATCCAGCGCGACGTGCCGGAGGAGGTGCGGACCTCCGCCTTCGCACGGTCGGAGACGATCCTTCAGATGGCGTGGGTGGTCGGCGGCGGTATCGGGATCGCGCTGCCGCTCAATGGAGTACTGGGCATGTCGGTCGCCGCCGGAATCCTCGCGCTGGGTGCCGCAACGTCCGTACGGGGTCTCCTGACCTCCGCGCGGCGCGGCTCACCGCACCCCCGCGTGGCGTGA
- a CDS encoding DUF2771 domain-containing protein, translated as MTVAFFSGKSRRIGVALGAVSAGLLVLSACDKPTPLATVTVGTTSVSTEAACYNDGDPIKESLIQGCLNKKADKTIDVAMDDRVRFGVDPEVADNGWTLFIDGQQAEQEPYKKTYRSITGSAFFSSQTGETSNETQVSVVETDGSKLVGIWHFKLKKTD; from the coding sequence ATGACCGTTGCGTTCTTCTCAGGTAAGAGCCGTCGAATCGGCGTCGCTCTTGGTGCCGTGTCCGCGGGACTCCTCGTCCTGTCCGCCTGCGACAAGCCGACGCCGCTCGCCACCGTGACGGTCGGCACGACCTCGGTGTCGACCGAGGCCGCCTGCTACAACGACGGCGATCCCATCAAGGAATCGCTGATCCAGGGCTGCCTGAACAAGAAGGCCGACAAGACGATCGACGTCGCGATGGACGACCGGGTCCGCTTCGGCGTCGACCCGGAGGTCGCGGACAACGGCTGGACGCTCTTCATCGACGGCCAGCAGGCCGAGCAGGAGCCGTACAAGAAGACCTACCGGTCCATCACCGGCAGCGCGTTCTTCTCCAGCCAGACCGGCGAGACGAGCAACGAGACCCAGGTCAGCGTCGTCGAGACCGACGGTTCGAAGCTCGTCGGCATCTGGCACTTCAAGCTGAAGAAGACCGACTGA
- a CDS encoding futalosine hydrolase has translation MRVLVVTAVPAERDAVTRASGEAPEVRTVPGAELHRTGPLDVLAGGVGPAASAAATAFALASGPYDLVVSAGIGGGFVPAAPVGSLVVASGIAAADLGAETPEGFVPVTGLGFGRVLHVPPRSLVREVAAATGAAAGTVLTVSTVTGSAERAAALTAAHPDALAEAMEGFGVAEAATALGLPVLEIRAVSNPVGPRDRDAWRIGDALAALTGAFGKLIPVLEGWTHHDRND, from the coding sequence GTGCGTGTGCTCGTCGTGACCGCTGTTCCCGCCGAACGGGACGCGGTCACACGCGCGTCCGGGGAGGCTCCCGAGGTGCGTACGGTGCCCGGCGCCGAGCTGCACCGCACCGGCCCGCTGGACGTGCTGGCGGGCGGGGTCGGCCCGGCCGCCTCCGCCGCGGCCACCGCGTTCGCCCTGGCCTCCGGCCCGTACGACCTCGTCGTGTCGGCCGGGATCGGCGGCGGGTTCGTGCCCGCCGCGCCCGTCGGCTCCCTCGTGGTGGCGAGCGGCATCGCCGCCGCCGACCTGGGCGCCGAAACCCCCGAGGGCTTCGTCCCCGTCACCGGCCTCGGCTTCGGCCGGGTGCTCCACGTGCCGCCGCGCTCGCTGGTACGGGAGGTCGCCGCCGCCACCGGCGCGGCGGCCGGCACCGTGCTGACGGTCTCCACCGTGACCGGCAGCGCGGAGCGTGCCGCCGCCCTGACGGCCGCCCACCCCGACGCCCTCGCCGAGGCGATGGAGGGGTTCGGGGTCGCCGAGGCGGCCACCGCTCTCGGGCTGCCGGTGCTGGAGATCCGGGCCGTCTCGAACCCGGTCGGCCCCCGCGACCGGGACGCCTGGCGCATCGGCGACGCCCTGGCCGCGCTCACCGGAGCCTTCGGGAAGCTCATCCCCGTACTGGAAGGTTGGACCCACCATGACCGCAACGACTGA
- a CDS encoding 1,4-dihydroxy-6-naphthoate synthase: protein MTATTDGAAPTGTDAALKISFSPCPNDTFVFEALAHGRVPGATPLDVTFADIDITNGLAERGEGDVLKVSYAVLPWVLDEYALLPCGGALGRGCGPLVLTREPGTDLTGKTVAVPSERSTAYLLFRLWAAETLPGGVGEIVVMPFDEIMPAVRDGKVDGGLVIHEARFTYQNYGLHNLADMGQHWESTTGLPIPLGAIIAKRSLGAEALHALADSIRTSVEMAWDDPEASRGYVLEHAQEMDPAVADQHIGLYVNEFTADLGEDGYAAIRGLLTRAAAEGLVPALAPDALAFPEAV from the coding sequence ATGACCGCAACGACTGACGGCGCCGCCCCCACCGGCACGGACGCCGCGCTGAAGATCTCCTTCTCCCCCTGCCCCAACGACACCTTCGTCTTCGAGGCGCTGGCGCACGGCCGGGTCCCCGGCGCCACCCCGCTCGACGTCACCTTCGCCGACATCGACATCACCAACGGCCTCGCCGAGCGCGGCGAGGGCGATGTGCTGAAGGTCAGTTACGCGGTGCTGCCGTGGGTCCTCGACGAGTACGCCCTGCTGCCGTGCGGCGGCGCGCTGGGACGCGGCTGCGGCCCGCTCGTCCTCACCCGCGAGCCGGGCACCGACCTGACCGGCAAGACGGTCGCCGTGCCGAGCGAGCGCTCCACCGCCTACCTGCTGTTCCGCCTCTGGGCCGCGGAGACCCTGCCGGGCGGGGTCGGCGAGATCGTCGTCATGCCGTTCGACGAGATCATGCCCGCGGTGCGCGACGGGAAGGTCGACGGCGGACTCGTCATCCACGAGGCCCGCTTCACGTACCAGAACTACGGGCTGCACAACCTCGCCGACATGGGGCAGCACTGGGAGTCCACCACCGGGCTGCCGATCCCGCTGGGCGCCATCATCGCCAAGCGCTCGCTGGGCGCGGAGGCGCTGCACGCGCTGGCCGACTCCATCCGCACCTCGGTCGAGATGGCCTGGGACGACCCGGAGGCCTCCCGCGGTTACGTCCTGGAGCACGCCCAGGAGATGGACCCGGCCGTCGCCGACCAGCACATCGGTCTGTACGTCAACGAGTTCACGGCCGACCTCGGCGAGGACGGGTACGCGGCGATCCGCGGCCTGCTCACCCGCGCCGCGGCGGAGGGCCTCGTCCCGGCCCTCGCACCGGACGCGCTGGCCTTCCCCGAAGCGGTGTGA